A portion of the Halopelagius inordinatus genome contains these proteins:
- the purH gene encoding bifunctional phosphoribosylaminoimidazolecarboxamide formyltransferase/IMP cyclohydrolase, whose amino-acid sequence MTKIAGLASNRGRNLLHIDERAPGDAELAVVLSNEEGAPVVGAASERGIPTEVVEREDDESRESHEKRILGRLAGYDFDLVCLDGYMRVLTAEFLDNAPTTLNVHPSLLPSFPGMDAHEQVLDAGVRTTGCTVHVVTEAVDAGPIVTQEAVPVYGDDDEESLKRRVLHEGEFVAYPRAVRWFAEGKAEVTDDGVVVEGDDGGDFPERRVVSNDRVSELRYGENPHQDAAVYADDACEEASVVRAEQRNEGAKALSYNNYNDADGALNLIKEFDEPAAAVIKHTNPAGCATADTLSDAYERALATDPMSAFGGIVALNRACDAETAEQIVDSFKEVVVAPGYTDAALDVLTEKENLRVLDVGRLRLPGSRTESDDVGELGERTDRLTEKPLVGGRLVQERDLWAPTAEDVDVVTETEPTAEQLESMLFAWKVLKHVKSNGILFASGTETVGVGMGQVSRVDAVRLAAMKAEEHAEGKSADGAVMASDAFFPFPDGIEEAADAGIEAVIQPGGSVNDEDVIDACDERDIAMVFTGRRSFRHD is encoded by the coding sequence ATGACCAAGATTGCGGGCCTCGCGAGCAACCGCGGACGGAACCTCCTGCACATCGACGAACGCGCCCCCGGTGACGCGGAACTGGCCGTCGTCCTCTCGAACGAGGAGGGCGCGCCCGTCGTCGGCGCCGCGTCCGAACGCGGTATCCCGACGGAAGTGGTCGAACGCGAGGACGACGAGTCCCGAGAGTCCCACGAGAAGCGAATCCTCGGACGTCTGGCGGGGTACGACTTCGACCTGGTCTGTCTCGACGGCTACATGCGCGTGCTCACGGCCGAGTTCCTCGACAACGCGCCGACGACGCTCAACGTCCACCCATCGCTTCTCCCCTCCTTTCCCGGGATGGACGCTCACGAACAGGTCCTCGACGCGGGCGTCCGCACGACGGGATGTACGGTCCACGTCGTCACCGAAGCGGTGGACGCCGGACCCATCGTCACCCAAGAGGCCGTCCCGGTCTACGGCGACGACGACGAGGAGTCGCTGAAGCGCCGCGTCCTCCACGAGGGCGAGTTCGTCGCCTACCCCCGCGCGGTTCGGTGGTTCGCAGAGGGGAAAGCAGAAGTCACCGACGACGGCGTCGTCGTGGAAGGCGACGACGGCGGCGACTTCCCCGAACGCCGCGTCGTCTCGAACGACCGCGTCTCGGAACTGCGCTACGGCGAGAACCCGCACCAAGACGCCGCCGTCTACGCCGACGACGCCTGCGAGGAGGCGAGCGTCGTCCGCGCCGAACAGCGTAACGAGGGCGCGAAGGCCCTGTCGTACAACAACTACAACGACGCCGACGGCGCGTTGAACCTGATAAAGGAGTTCGACGAACCCGCCGCGGCGGTGATAAAGCACACGAACCCCGCCGGATGCGCGACCGCCGACACCCTCTCCGACGCCTACGAACGCGCCCTCGCGACGGACCCGATGAGCGCGTTCGGCGGCATCGTCGCTCTCAACCGCGCGTGCGACGCGGAGACGGCAGAACAGATCGTCGACTCGTTCAAGGAAGTCGTCGTCGCGCCCGGATACACCGACGCGGCCCTCGACGTTCTGACCGAAAAGGAGAACCTCCGCGTTCTCGACGTCGGGAGACTCCGTCTCCCGGGCAGTCGGACGGAGTCCGACGACGTAGGCGAACTCGGCGAGCGAACCGACCGACTCACGGAGAAACCCCTCGTCGGCGGGCGACTCGTCCAAGAACGGGACCTGTGGGCACCGACCGCAGAGGACGTGGACGTCGTCACGGAGACGGAACCGACGGCGGAGCAACTGGAGTCGATGCTCTTCGCGTGGAAGGTGCTGAAACACGTCAAATCCAACGGCATCCTGTTTGCCTCCGGAACCGAAACCGTCGGCGTCGGCATGGGACAGGTATCTCGCGTGGACGCCGTCCGCCTCGCCGCGATGAAAGCCGAGGAACACGCCGAAGGGAAGAGTGCGGACGGTGCCGTGATGGCCTCGGACGCGTTCTTCCCGTTCCCGGACGGCATCGAGGAGGCCGCAGACGCCGGTATCGAGGCCGTCATCCAACCCGGCGGCTCCGTCAACGACGAGGACGTCATCGACGCCTGCGACGAACGAGACATCGCGATGGTGTTCACCGGGCGGCGGAGTTTCCGCCACGACTGA
- the purB gene encoding adenylosuccinate lyase, which translates to MDDLPRADPLSAVSPLDGRYAGRTEPLVPYASEAALVRARVRVEAEYLLALSELDATPLSLSSDERATLRSLYEEFDADDARLVKRLETEGAAGYAATNHDVKAVEYFLRTETPERVHPWIHFGLTSEDVNNLAHRLLAKPAAEDVLVPAATEVRDELVELAREHRDTPMLARTHGQPATPTTFGKEMAVYAARLGRQLGRVREAAATLSGKLAGASGTYAAHVAAYPDVDWRAFSREFVTGLGLEHTALSTQVNPCDDVAALFDALRGVNNVLLDLDLDVWLYVSDRYLGQETEAGETGSSTMPHKVNPIDFENSEGNLSKANSDLTFLADYVTNSRLQRDLSDSTVKRNIGAAFAHCLVGYGKAATGLRKVVPNERVMREELDSHPELVGEAVQTILRREGDTEAYERVKDLTRGRDVTIGDFRDLFDELNVSESVREELRALSPATYVGLGDELVDELDEPADE; encoded by the coding sequence ATGGACGACCTTCCCCGGGCGGACCCTCTCTCGGCAGTCTCACCCCTCGACGGTCGCTACGCGGGCCGGACAGAACCGCTCGTCCCGTACGCGAGCGAAGCCGCACTCGTCAGGGCGCGCGTCAGAGTCGAAGCCGAATATCTGCTCGCCCTCTCGGAGCTAGATGCCACGCCGTTGTCGCTCTCTTCGGACGAACGCGCGACGCTTCGGTCTCTGTACGAGGAGTTCGACGCCGACGACGCCCGCCTCGTGAAGCGACTGGAGACGGAGGGCGCGGCGGGGTACGCCGCGACGAACCACGACGTGAAAGCCGTCGAGTACTTCCTCCGGACGGAGACGCCCGAACGCGTCCACCCGTGGATTCACTTCGGCCTCACGAGCGAGGACGTGAACAACCTCGCGCACCGCTTGCTGGCGAAACCGGCCGCGGAGGACGTTCTTGTCCCCGCCGCGACGGAGGTTCGCGACGAACTCGTCGAACTCGCGCGGGAGCACCGCGACACGCCGATGCTCGCGCGCACGCACGGACAACCCGCGACGCCCACGACGTTCGGCAAGGAGATGGCAGTCTACGCCGCCCGACTCGGGCGGCAACTCGGCCGCGTCCGCGAGGCGGCGGCGACTCTCTCCGGCAAACTCGCGGGCGCGTCCGGGACGTACGCCGCGCACGTCGCCGCCTACCCGGACGTGGACTGGCGGGCGTTCTCGCGGGAGTTCGTCACGGGACTCGGCCTCGAACACACCGCGCTCTCGACGCAGGTGAACCCCTGCGACGACGTGGCGGCCCTGTTCGACGCCCTCCGCGGCGTCAACAACGTCCTCCTCGATTTGGACCTCGACGTGTGGCTCTACGTCTCGGACCGCTATCTCGGACAGGAGACCGAGGCCGGCGAGACGGGCTCTTCGACGATGCCGCACAAAGTCAACCCCATCGACTTCGAGAACAGCGAGGGAAACCTCTCGAAGGCCAACTCCGACCTCACCTTCCTCGCGGACTACGTGACCAACTCCCGACTCCAACGGGACCTCTCTGACTCGACGGTAAAGCGGAACATCGGCGCGGCGTTCGCACACTGTCTCGTCGGGTACGGGAAGGCGGCGACGGGTCTCCGAAAGGTCGTTCCGAACGAACGGGTGATGCGCGAAGAACTCGACTCCCACCCCGAACTCGTCGGTGAAGCGGTCCAGACTATCCTCAGACGGGAGGGCGACACCGAGGCGTACGAACGCGTCAAGGACCTCACGCGGGGTCGCGACGTGACCATCGGCGACTTCCGCGACCTGTTCGACGAGTTGAACGTCTCAGAGTCCGTCCGCGAGGAACTGCGCGCCCTCTCGCCCGCGACGTACGTCGGACTGGGCGACGAACTCGTGGACGAACTCGACGAACCCGCGGACGAGTAG